GAAAGTCGAGGCCGAGGGCCTGCCGGAACTGGCGCAGGCGCTGCGGGACGGCATTCACGCGCTGGGTCTGGAAACCGACGATCAGCCGTTCAAGGGGCACATCACCCTGGCGCGCAAGAAGGGACCGGCGCCGCGCGTGCCGCCCCTGACCTTCACGCACGGCTGGCAGGCCGGCGGCGCGGTCCTGTACCGCAGCATCCTGCGTAAGACCGGCCCCATCCACGAGACCGCCAGCAGCTTCCGCTTCCGCGCGCCGCTGCCCACCGAGACCGACGTCCCGCTTCCCGACCCCAGTCCCGACACCCCACCGGCCGCACCGGCCGTCACCGACCCGCAGTAACCCCGAACCCCGCCACGACACCCGGCCGGCCCCAGCGGCCAGCAGGCAAGGAGACCCCATGAGCAAGGAAAAAGACATCACCGCCGCCCCCACCGATGCCAAGGAACGCGCCAAGGCCATCGACACCGCCATGAGCCAGATCGAGAAGGCGTTCGGCAAGGGCAGCATCATGAAACTGGGCGCCGAGAGCAAACTCGACGTGCAGACCATCAGCACCGGCAGCCTCAGCCTGGACCTCGCCCTGGGCGTGGGCGGCATCCCCAAGGGCCGCGTCACCGAGATCTACGGCCCGGAAAGCGGCGGCAAGACCACCCTGGCGCTCAGCATCATCGCGCAGTCGCAGAAGGCCGGCGGGACCGCCGCGTTCATCGACGCCGAACACGCCCTGGACCCCGTGTACGCCCGCGCGCTCGGCGTGAACACCGACGAACTGCTCGTCGCGCAGCCCGACAACGGTGAGCAGGCGCTGGAAATCATGGAACTGCTGGTGCGCAGCGGCGCCGTCGACATCGTCGTCGTCGACTCGGTCGCCGCCCTGACCCCCCGCGCCGAGATCGAGGGCGAGATGGGCGACAGCCTCCCCGGCCTGCAGGCCCGCCTCATGAGTCAGGCGCTGCGCAAACTGACCGGGATTCTCAGCAAGACGAACACTGCCGCCATCTTCATCAACCAGGTCCGCGAAAAGATCGGCGTGATGTACGGCAACCCGGAAACCACCACCGGCGGCCGCGCCCTTAAGTTCTACGCCTCGGTGCGCCTGGACGTCCGCAAGATCGGGCAGCCCATCAAGGTCGGCAACGACGCCGTCGCGAACACCGTGAAGGTCAAGACCGTGAAGAACAAGGTCGCCGCGCCCTTCAAGGAAGTCGAACTGGCCCTGGTGTACGGCAAGGGCTTCGACCAGCTCAGTGACCTCGTCACACTGGCCAGCGACATGGACATCATCAAGAAGGCCGGCAGCTTCTACTCGTACGGCGACGAACGCATCGGCCAGGGTAAGGAAAAGGCCATCGCCTACATCGCCGAGCGCCCCGAGATGGAAAACGAGATCCGCGAGCGCGTCCTGAGCGCCATCCGCACCGGCAACGCCCCGGAACTGCCCACCAAACCCGCCGCCATCGCCGAGTGAGGTCGATGGACGGAAGTTGATGGTTGATGGTTGAAAGGTGAGGGGGAGGGGCCGGTGAGCCTCTCCCCCGTTTCATGGCTTCCTGTTCGCGCCGGGGGCCTGCCATCTGGCTTACCCCGCCGTCCCTCTTTCGGCGGATGCCGCGTGCGTGCGGCGCGGCGCAGACTGGGCGCAGGCTTCGGGGTGGGGTTTCCGCGTGGGAGACATCGACAACCCACACCCAAGGTCAGAGCCCCCACCCGAGTGAAGGTGGGGGGCTTTTTCGCTGCCTGTGGCGGCAAAACTTACCGGCGGGCGAACTTCCAGGCGGCGGGCAGCAGCAGCGCGGCCAGCAGCAGCTTGATGCTGTCGCCGATGAGGAAGGGGGTCAGGCCGGCGGTCAGCAGGGCCGCGCCCTTCAGGCCGGTGATGGCGCCCAGGACGGGCAGGCCGATGGCGTAGATGAGGGCGCTGCCGGCCAGCATGGCGAGGCAGGTCCCCAGGAACCGGCGGTCCAGCCCGAAGCGTTCGACCAGGAAACCGACGAGCGCGGCGGCCAGCGGGTAGCTGATGACGTAGCCGATGCTGGCGCGCAGGCCGGTGCCCGTGGAGTTCATGAAGCCGCTGGCGCCGCCGGCGTACACGGGCAGTCCGGCCGCGCCGGCCAGCGCGTACAGCAGCACGGCGGCGAAGGCGCGTTTCCAGCCGAGGGCCGCGCCGACCAGCAGCACGCCCAGCGTCTGGAGGGTCATGGGGACGGGTTGCAGCGGCACCTCGGCCTGCGCGAGCAGCGCGATCAGGGCCGCGCCGCCGCCGACGAGCAGCAGGTCACGCGCGAGGCTGGGGGTGGGGGCGAGCTGGCGGGCCAGGGTGGGGTGGGTCAGGGTCATGGTGGTCTCTCCTTGGTGGGGTGGGGGCGGGGTGGGGGCCGGGAGTGGTCCGTGCGCTCAGGGTGCGGGGCCGCTCCCGGACGGTTCCGGGAGTTCCGGGGCGAGGCTGCCGACGAGTTGCACGTCCCCGGCGCTGACGGTGCGGGGGCCGTGCGCGGTCGTGACGATCAGGCTGCCCTGCGCGTCGAGGTCGGTCGCGACGCCCTCCAGGGGGCCTTCGTGCGTGTGGATCAGGACGGGGCGGCCCAGGGTGACGTTCGCGGCCCGCCAGGCGTTCAGGATGTCCGTGGCGGGCGCGGCCAGCCAGCGTTCCAGTTCGAGCAGCAGCGTGCCGAGCAGGGCGGCGCGGGTGGGTTCGGGGGTGCCGGGGGCGTGCAGGGCGCCCAGGTGCGCGGCGTCCTGCGGGGCGGCCGTGACGTTGATGCCGATGCCCAGGACGGCGCGGCGGGCTTCCTCGCCGCGCAGGTCGGCTTCGAGCAGGATGCCCGCCAGTTTGCGGCCGTTCGGGGCGAGCAGGTCGTTCGGCCATTTCAGGCCGCCCACGCCGGCGGCGCGCTGCACGGCGACTCCGGCGGCCAGCGGCATCAGCGGCAGGTCCGCGAGGGTCAGGGGGCCGCCGCGCAGGCTGCGGGTCAGCAGGACGCTGAAGACCAGGGTGCCGTGCGTGGTGTCCCAGGTGCGGCCCCGGCGGCCGCGTCCGGCGGTCTGGCGTTCGGCGACCGTGACCGCGCCGTGCGGGGCGGGGTGGGTGGGGTGGTCGGCCCAGGCGCGCAGGCTGTCCTGGGTGCTGGTGACGGTGCCCTGGTAGCGCATGGCCTGTCCCAGCGTGCCGCTGCGGGGGGTCAGGTGCGGGGTGGGCGTGCCGGGCGGCAGGGCGTAGCCGGCGCGGGTGACCTGGACGGGCACGCCGGCCTCGATCAGGTGGCGGGCCAGGGTGTTCACGGTGACGCGGTTCACACCGAGGGTCTGCCCGAGGGCGTCCCCGGTCTGGGGGCGTTCGGTCAGGAGGGGCAGCAGGCGGTCGGGCATTCGTTCAGTGTTTTATCCGCTTTGCTGAACGAAGGCAATGAACCGGGTTCAGACCGTGGTCGCGGCCGCGGCCGGAGACTGTGTCGTACACGTCACGGGCGCGTCAGCTGCATTTGCTAGACTGCGCGCATGACGATGGTGCGGCAGACCAAGCAGCGGGCGGCGGTGATCGAGGTCCTGCGGACCGCGCGGTCCCACCCGGACGCCGCGTGGATTCACGCGCAGGTGCGTGGGCAGTTGCCCAGCGTGAGCCTGGGGACCGTGTACCGCACGCTGGACGCGCTGGTTCGCGACGGCGTGGTGGTCACGCTGGAACGCGCCGGGCAGGCCACCCGTTACGACTACAAGCACGAGGGCGACGCGCACCACCACGCCGTGTGCCGGGGCTGCGGCGCGATCTTCGACGTGGACGCCGCCGTGGTGCCCACCCTGCCCGCCTCGGCCTTCCCGGCCGGGTTCCAGGTGACGGACGTCCGCCTGGAGTTCATGGGCGTGTGTCCGGGCTGTCAGGCGCAGGCCGCCGAGGCCGCCAGGGACTGAACCCGGCCAGCACCGGGCGCGGGGCGGTTCGTCCCGGCGGGCGGGCGGTACTCTGCCCGGTATGACGCCCGCGCCGCCCTCCCCTCCTGAAGTACAGGAGTTTCCCACCTACCGCCTGCCGACCTTCCTGCCGCCGTTCCTGCTGGGCTGGGGGGTGGGGGCCGCCCTGACCTTCACGGTGCGCGCGGTGGGCGGCGCGCTGCTGGGCGATCCCTGCGAGGGCCGCACGCTGCTGGCGCTGCTGCTGCCGCTGCTGCTGGGGCCGGGCGGGCTGGCGTTGACGGCCGCGAACTGGCGGCGGCCCCGCCGCGCGGCGCTGGGGCTGGGGCTGGTCGTGGCGTCGCTGCTGCCCGCGCTGTACGTGGGCGCGCAGGACATCGGGGAGTTGCGCCGCACCGGGTGCGCCGGCGGGTACGTGGTGGTGTCCCGCGTCGCTGCCGACGGTCAGCCGGGCGGCAGCATCAGCAGCCTGCGGCTGGAGGCCGGGTCGTCCGTGACGGTCACGGCGCGGGTGGGCGGGTACACCACGCAGACGCATCCGGGGGTGTTCACGGTGCAGGCGCAGACGGCCGCGCCGGGGGTGACGGTCACGCCGGGGCGCACGCAGGTGCGGGTGGGCGAGGACTTCCCCGTGACGGTCACGGTCCCGGCCACGACGCCCGTGAACACGTACACCATCGGCATCGGGGCGCGTGAGGCGGGGGGGGACCGACCCGCCGAGGCTGCCGGGACGCTGGAACTGAACGTGCGGCCCGCGCCGGGCACCGATACGCCGGGAACCAACACGCCGGCCACCCCGGCTGACCCCGCGCGACCCTGACCCGCGCTCCCCGGTCCAGGCTCCCGCTGCCGGGCGGGGACGGGGTGAGGGCAGGATGTAGAAGGGATGGTACGCTCGTTCGGTGGATGTGACGGAACTTTCCAGCATTGCCCTTCAGACGTTCCTGACGATGCTGGTCGTGATGGACCCTATCGGGCTGGCGCCGATCTTCATCGGGCTGGCCGGGAACCGCCCGAGCTTCGAGCGGCGGCGCGTGGCCCTGAAGGCCTGCGTGGTCGCGGGCATCATCATCCTGCTGTTCGGTCTGTTCGGGCGGGAACTGCTGGGGCACCTGGGCATCAGCCTCAGTTCGTTCCGGATCGCGGGCGGCATCCTGCTGTTCCTGATCGCGCTGGACATGGTGTTCGCGCGGCCCAGCGGCAGCAAGGAAACCGCCGAGGAGGAGCAGGAGGCGCAGCAGCGTGAGGACATCAGCGTGTTCCCACTGGCCATTCCGCTGATCGCGGGCCCCGGCACGCTGGCGAGCATCATGATTCTCGCGGCGGACGCGCACGGGTCGCCGCTGCTGCTCTCGGCGGTGTTCCTGGTGACGGCCGCCGTGCTGCTGCTGTGTTACCTGGCGCTGCGCCTGTCGGGGCAGATCGCGCGGGTGATCGGCCTGACCGGCGTGCATGTGGTCACGCGGGTGCTGGGCGTGCTGCTGGGCGCACTGGCCGTGCAGTACGTGGCCGACGGAACGCTGGAACTGATCCGGGGCGGCCTGAAGACCGGCTGGGTGCCCGGCACGCTGCCCTGGCTGGGCTGACCCCACTGATCCGACCCGCCCCCTGGTAGGCCATTCGCCGCAGGGTGTGACAGGAATCACTAAGCGTCCCAGCGCAACATTGACCTGACGGCCGCGCCTTAGAATGCCGTGCATGACCTCCAGAAAGGACGTGCAGGAAGACACCCGAATACCCCGTATCGCGGCCGACCTGAACGCGCCGCGTGTGCTGGTGCTGAACGCCTCGTACGAGCCGCTGCACGTCACGAGTGCCAAGCGGGCCATCACGCTCGTGCAGTACGGCGTGGCCGAGATTCTGGAGGACAGTGCGGACGTGGTCCGTTCGCCCAGCACCGTCATGAGCGTGCCCAGCGTGATCCGCCTGCGCCGCTACGTGCGCCGCCCGCGCGTGCACCCGGTGCCGTTCAACCGCCGCAACGTGCTGCGCCGCGACACCTTCGTCTGCCAGTACTGCGGTTCATCCGAGGAACTCACGCTGGACCACGTGCTGCCCCGTTCGCGCGGCGGGCGCCACACCTGGGAGAACGTCACGACCGCCTGCCGCGCCTGCAACCAGCGCAAGGGCAACCGCACCCCCGAGGAGGCCGCCATGCCGCTGCGGACCCGTCCGCGCGCCCCGACCTTCGGCGCGTACGCCCACGGGCAGTTCGCGCACTGGCAGCCGCAGTGGAGCCGCTACCTGGGCGGCTGACCCTGGCCCCCCGCGTGGCGGCCTGCCCGCTAGACTGCGGCATGAACCGTGATCAGGCGTACGCGTTGATGCTGGAGCACACTCCGTCCGGGTCGCTGCGGCGGCACATGCTGAACGTCGAGGCCGCCATGCGCGCCTACGCCCGCCATTGGGGCGAGGACGAGGAACTGTACGCCGTGGCGGGCCTGCTGCACGACTTCGACTACGAGGCCCACCCGGACGAGCATCCCGTCTGGGGCGTGGCGTTCCTGCGTGAGCACACCGACACGCCGGCGGAGGTGCTGGACGCGATCATGGGTCACGCGGCCTTCACGGGTACGCCCCGCGAGTCGCGGCTGTCCAGGACGCTGTTCGCGGTGGACGAACTGACCGGGCTGGTGCAGGCGGCCGCGCTGGTCCGCCCGGACCGGGACGTGCGGCAGGTGGAACTATCCAGCCTGAAAAAACGCTTTAAAAACCGGGCGTTCGCGGCGGGTGTCAACCGCGACGAGGTCGAGCAGGGCGCCCGCGAACTGGGCGTGCCGCTCGACGAGCACATGGAGCGGGTGCTGCGCGCCCTTCAGGACGCCGCGCCCGAGCCGGCCCCCACCTGAACGGCACGGGCTAAACCACATGGGCAGAGGGGACCGGGGCGTGTGGTCCGGTCCCCTCTGCTCACGCGGCCTGCGCTTACGGTCCGCGCGGCGGGAAGCGCACGAAGGTCATCCAGAAGGCCTCGAAGGCGCGCATGGCTCCCAGGAAGTTCTCGAAGCCCACGGGTTTGACCACGTACCCGCTGGCGTGGCGTTCGTACGAGGCGCGCACGTCGTCGTCCGCCTGACTGGTGGTGAGCATCACGACCGGGATGCTGCGCAGGTCCGGGTCGGCCTTGATCTCCTCCAGGACTTCCAGGCCGGTCTTGCGGGGCATGTTGATGTCCATCAGGATCACGTCGGGGCGGGGCGCGCCGCTGTGCTCGCCCTCGCCGCGCAGGAAGCGCATGGCCTCCACGCCGTCACGGGTGACGTGCAGGCGGTTGGGAACGCGGGCGTCCTCGAAGGCCTCGAGGGTCAGCAGGACGTCCGGCTCGTTGTCCTCGACCAGCAGAATTTCAATGGGATCAGTGATGGGTGTTGGGGTCATTGGGAGGGAGCCACGGGCAGCGTCAGGTGGAAGGTACTGCCCTGTGCCGGGACAGATTCGAGCCAGATGCGGCCGCCGTGGAACTCGACTATTTTACGGCAGATGGCGAGCCCCATGCCGTTGCCGGCGTACTGCTCGCGACGGTGCAGCCGCTGGAAGATGTCGAACACCCGCGCGTGGTACTCGGGCGCGATCCCGATCCCGTTGTCCTGTACGGTCACGCGCACGAACTCGCCCTCCAGGTGTGAGGTCACCTGCACGTGCGCCGCGCGGTCCTCGGCGCGGAATTTCAGGCCGTTGCTGATCAGGTTCGTCAGCAGCTGGATCAGCAGGGACGACTGGCCCAGCACGTGGTGCGGGGTGTTCCATTCCAGCGTGCCGCCCCCCTGATCCAGCGTGCCGCGCACGTTCTGCCCGGCGTCGCGCAGCAGGTCGTCCAGGGCGAGGCGCTCGAGCAGTCCCTCCTGGCGGCCCACGCGGGCGAAGCCCAGCAGGTCCTGGATCAGGCTGCGCATCCGCAGCACGGCGTCCTGCATGTAGTGCAGGTACTGGTCGGCGCGCGGGTCGAGCTGCCCCTGGTAGCGGCGGGCGAGCAGTTCGGTGTAACTGCCGATGGTGCGCAGCGGTTCCTGCAGGTCGTGGCTGGCGACGTACGCGAACTGCTCGAGGTCCTGGTTGCTGCGTTCGAGGTTCTCGATCAGTTCCCGCAGCTGCGCCTGGGCACGCTCGCGTTCCGTGATGTCCTGCACCATGACGACCGCGCCGCTGAGCTGCCCGGCCTCGTCGTGGGTGGGCGTGACCACGTACGCGACCGGCACGGCGTGGCCCTGTGCGTGCCACATGACGTCCTGCTCGACGCGGCGGGCCTGCCCGTCCTGCAGGGTCTGATGGATGGGGCATTCGTGCAGGTCGTACGTGCGCCCGTCGGCGTGGTGGTGGTGGACCAGCTCGTGCTGGGACGCGCCGATCATGCGCTCCACGCTGTAACCCAGCATCCGCGCGGCGGCCGGGTTGGCGAAGGTGGTCACGCCGTCCGGGTTCAGGCCGAAGATGCCCTCGCCGGCGGCGGTCAGCAGCAGGGTGCTGAACCGGGTCAGGTCGGCCAGCGCCACGGTACGTTCCTGCACGCGGCGCTCTAGGTCGGCGTTCAGGTCGATCAGCGCCTGCTGCGCGTCACGCACGGCGCTCATGTCGGTGTGGATGCCCACCCACTCGCGGATCGCGCCGTGTTCGTCCCGGACGGGCACGGCGCGGGCCTGCATGGGTACGTACGTGCCGTCGGCGCGGCGCAGGCGGTGCTCGGTCAGGTAGGGCTGCTCGGTCTGCACGGCCCGGTGCCAGTCGCGCAGGGTGCTGGCGCGGTCGTCCGGATGCACGGCGTTCAACCAGCCGGCCCCGCCGTACTCGCCGGGCGTCTGCCCGGTAAAGGCCTCCCAGCCGGGTTGCGGGGGCGGGAAGTGCCCGTCCGGGTAGGTGTCCCACACGATCTGCGAGGTCGCCTCGATCAGCGACCGGAAACGCTGCTCGCTGCGCTGCATCTCGCGTTGCAGCACGTACCGGTCCGTGACGTCCGCGAAGACGGTGGTGACCTGCTTGGGTTCGTCCGTGCCGGCCACGAGCCGCGGAATGGCCGTCACCTGCAACCAGCGCCACGTCCCGCTGGGCGGGTGGAAGATGCCCATCGGCACGTCCCGCACGACCTGACGGGTCCGCAGCGCCATGTAGGACGGGTGGGTATCGCCGGGAAAGGGACGGCCGTCCGGGTGGATGGCCTGCCAGCGCGGGTCCAGCGAGTCCCGTCCGGTCAGCTGCTCGGCGCTCAGGCCCAGGATGTCCGGGGCGGCGCTGTTCACCAGCAGGATGCGGCTGTCCGGGGACTGCACGGTCAGGCCCAGGTGCAGGCCGTCCATGAGTTCCAGCGCCACCTCCAGCGGGTCACGGGCGACGTGCAGGTGCAGCAGCACCCCGCCGCCCGACGGGGCGACCGTCACCAGGCCCGGCGCGGCGGTATCCACGACCTTCGCGGTGACCCGCGTGGTCTGTCCCGCCTGGGCTGCCCGCACCGCCTGACGTAACTGCGCGGCGCTGTCCTCGCTGAACAGCGCGCTCCAGTTCTCGCGGCCCTGTAACCGGTCCAGGCGGTCGGCGGCGGCGGCGTTCAGCGTCCAGTCGCCGTCCGGGCCGAGCCACGCGACCGGGTCGGGCAGCGCGGCCAGTAGCGCGCCGGCGTCCGCTCCGGCCACGGCGGGAAAGTCGTTCATGCGGCCGGTCAGCCGCGCAGGGCGTACCCGACGCCACGCACGGTGCGCAGCAGGCCGTAGCCGTCCAGGTCGCGCAGTTTGGCGCGCAGGTTGGCCATGTGGACGTCCACGACGTTGCTGCCCTCGGGCAGGCGGCCCTGCCAGATGTCCTGGCCGATCTCCTGGCGGGAGTACACGCGGCCCGGCTGGCGGATCAGCAGCGCCAGGATGTCGAACTCCTTGGGCGACAGGCGCAGCTCGTCGCCCTTGTAGGTCACGAGGCGCTTCTGAGGGTCCAGGGTCAGTTCGCCCATGGTCAGGCTCTCGGTGGTGCGCTGCCGGAGCTGCACCTTCACGCGGGCCAGCAGTTCGTCCGGGTGGAAGGGCTTGATCAGGTAGTCGTCGGCGCCCAGGCCCAGCAGGCGGACCTTCTCCTCGACGGTGTCGCGGGCGGTCAGCACGATGATCGGCACGGCGCTGTTCTTACGCAGGCGCTGCACGACGTCCCCGCCGTCGAAGTCCGGCAGGCCCAGGTCCAGCAGGATCAGGGTGGGTTGCTCCTCGCGCGCCTTGATCAGGCCGTTCATGGCCGAATCCGCGTGTTCCACTTCAAAACCGGCGTCCGTCAGGTCCATGCGCAGGACGTTGGCGATATCCAGGTCGTCCTCGATGACAAGAATGCGTTGAGAGCTCACGCACAGGATGATACCCCTTCATGAAGACCGGCGACGCTGAGCCTCCCTTCACGCTGTCGCCCCGACGCACAGTCCTGGCCCGCGCCCCCGCCCCGGCCGGTGGGGGCCGCGCAGACAGTGTGGTACGGTGAAGCTACCGCGCTCTGACCCTGCCCTGACGAGGGGGCCCGAGCGACACAACCGCATGACCCGCACTCAGGCCGCATTCCAGGCCCCGCCGTCTCACACAACCCGCCCGCGTCACCGCGACAGGCACCCGGAGTTTCCATGACCCAACCCAGCAAAGCCGCCCCGAACGAAGCGGGCGCCGCCCCACACCTCGAAGTCATCCCGCTG
The DNA window shown above is from Deinococcus sp. LM3 and carries:
- a CDS encoding HD domain-containing protein, which gives rise to MNRDQAYALMLEHTPSGSLRRHMLNVEAAMRAYARHWGEDEELYAVAGLLHDFDYEAHPDEHPVWGVAFLREHTDTPAEVLDAIMGHAAFTGTPRESRLSRTLFAVDELTGLVQAAALVRPDRDVRQVELSSLKKRFKNRAFAAGVNRDEVEQGARELGVPLDEHMERVLRALQDAAPEPAPT
- a CDS encoding HNH endonuclease; the encoded protein is MTSRKDVQEDTRIPRIAADLNAPRVLVLNASYEPLHVTSAKRAITLVQYGVAEILEDSADVVRSPSTVMSVPSVIRLRRYVRRPRVHPVPFNRRNVLRRDTFVCQYCGSSEELTLDHVLPRSRGGRHTWENVTTACRACNQRKGNRTPEEAAMPLRTRPRAPTFGAYAHGQFAHWQPQWSRYLGG
- the recA gene encoding recombinase RecA — translated: MSKEKDITAAPTDAKERAKAIDTAMSQIEKAFGKGSIMKLGAESKLDVQTISTGSLSLDLALGVGGIPKGRVTEIYGPESGGKTTLALSIIAQSQKAGGTAAFIDAEHALDPVYARALGVNTDELLVAQPDNGEQALEIMELLVRSGAVDIVVVDSVAALTPRAEIEGEMGDSLPGLQARLMSQALRKLTGILSKTNTAAIFINQVREKIGVMYGNPETTTGGRALKFYASVRLDVRKIGQPIKVGNDAVANTVKVKTVKNKVAAPFKEVELALVYGKGFDQLSDLVTLASDMDIIKKAGSFYSYGDERIGQGKEKAIAYIAERPEMENEIRERVLSAIRTGNAPELPTKPAAIAE
- a CDS encoding biotin--[acetyl-CoA-carboxylase] ligase, with amino-acid sequence MPDRLLPLLTERPQTGDALGQTLGVNRVTVNTLARHLIEAGVPVQVTRAGYALPPGTPTPHLTPRSGTLGQAMRYQGTVTSTQDSLRAWADHPTHPAPHGAVTVAERQTAGRGRRGRTWDTTHGTLVFSVLLTRSLRGGPLTLADLPLMPLAAGVAVQRAAGVGGLKWPNDLLAPNGRKLAGILLEADLRGEEARRAVLGIGINVTAAPQDAAHLGALHAPGTPEPTRAALLGTLLLELERWLAAPATDILNAWRAANVTLGRPVLIHTHEGPLEGVATDLDAQGSLIVTTAHGPRTVSAGDVQLVGSLAPELPEPSGSGPAP
- a CDS encoding transcriptional repressor; amino-acid sequence: MTMVRQTKQRAAVIEVLRTARSHPDAAWIHAQVRGQLPSVSLGTVYRTLDALVRDGVVVTLERAGQATRYDYKHEGDAHHHAVCRGCGAIFDVDAAVVPTLPASAFPAGFQVTDVRLEFMGVCPGCQAQAAEAARD
- a CDS encoding MarC family protein, translated to MDVTELSSIALQTFLTMLVVMDPIGLAPIFIGLAGNRPSFERRRVALKACVVAGIIILLFGLFGRELLGHLGISLSSFRIAGGILLFLIALDMVFARPSGSKETAEEEQEAQQREDISVFPLAIPLIAGPGTLASIMILAADAHGSPLLLSAVFLVTAAVLLLCYLALRLSGQIARVIGLTGVHVVTRVLGVLLGALAVQYVADGTLELIRGGLKTGWVPGTLPWLG
- a CDS encoding biotin transporter BioY, which encodes MTLTHPTLARQLAPTPSLARDLLLVGGGAALIALLAQAEVPLQPVPMTLQTLGVLLVGAALGWKRAFAAVLLYALAGAAGLPVYAGGASGFMNSTGTGLRASIGYVISYPLAAALVGFLVERFGLDRRFLGTCLAMLAGSALIYAIGLPVLGAITGLKGAALLTAGLTPFLIGDSIKLLLAALLLPAAWKFARR
- a CDS encoding response regulator transcription factor, whose translation is MSSQRILVIEDDLDIANVLRMDLTDAGFEVEHADSAMNGLIKAREEQPTLILLDLGLPDFDGGDVVQRLRKNSAVPIIVLTARDTVEEKVRLLGLGADDYLIKPFHPDELLARVKVQLRQRTTESLTMGELTLDPQKRLVTYKGDELRLSPKEFDILALLIRQPGRVYSRQEIGQDIWQGRLPEGSNVVDVHMANLRAKLRDLDGYGLLRTVRGVGYALRG
- a CDS encoding PAS domain S-box protein, which codes for MNDFPAVAGADAGALLAALPDPVAWLGPDGDWTLNAAAADRLDRLQGRENWSALFSEDSAAQLRQAVRAAQAGQTTRVTAKVVDTAAPGLVTVAPSGGGVLLHLHVARDPLEVALELMDGLHLGLTVQSPDSRILLVNSAAPDILGLSAEQLTGRDSLDPRWQAIHPDGRPFPGDTHPSYMALRTRQVVRDVPMGIFHPPSGTWRWLQVTAIPRLVAGTDEPKQVTTVFADVTDRYVLQREMQRSEQRFRSLIEATSQIVWDTYPDGHFPPPQPGWEAFTGQTPGEYGGAGWLNAVHPDDRASTLRDWHRAVQTEQPYLTEHRLRRADGTYVPMQARAVPVRDEHGAIREWVGIHTDMSAVRDAQQALIDLNADLERRVQERTVALADLTRFSTLLLTAAGEGIFGLNPDGVTTFANPAAARMLGYSVERMIGASQHELVHHHHADGRTYDLHECPIHQTLQDGQARRVEQDVMWHAQGHAVPVAYVVTPTHDEAGQLSGAVVMVQDITERERAQAQLRELIENLERSNQDLEQFAYVASHDLQEPLRTIGSYTELLARRYQGQLDPRADQYLHYMQDAVLRMRSLIQDLLGFARVGRQEGLLERLALDDLLRDAGQNVRGTLDQGGGTLEWNTPHHVLGQSSLLIQLLTNLISNGLKFRAEDRAAHVQVTSHLEGEFVRVTVQDNGIGIAPEYHARVFDIFQRLHRREQYAGNGMGLAICRKIVEFHGGRIWLESVPAQGSTFHLTLPVAPSQ
- a CDS encoding response regulator, with product MTPTPITDPIEILLVEDNEPDVLLTLEAFEDARVPNRLHVTRDGVEAMRFLRGEGEHSGAPRPDVILMDINMPRKTGLEVLEEIKADPDLRSIPVVMLTTSQADDDVRASYERHASGYVVKPVGFENFLGAMRAFEAFWMTFVRFPPRGP